TCATCGACCGCGATCGCGCCGATCTGTTCAGCCAGCCGCAGCCGGTCCGGGTGGCGGTCGACCACCATCACCTTGGCCGCGCCCTTGATCGTGGCCGACAGGGCCGCCATCAGCCCCACCGGGCCGGCGCCGTAGATCACCACGGAGTCCCCGGGCACGACACCGGCCATCTCGGTGGCGTGGTAGCCGGTGGGGAAGATGTCGGAGAGCATGACGTAGTCGTTCTCCTTCTCCTGGGCGTCCTCGCCCAGGCGGAGGCAGTTGTGGTCGCCGTAGGGCACCCGCAGCATTTCCGCCTGCCCGCCCGCCCACGGGCCCATCGCCGCGAAGCCATAGGCCGCGCCGGCCGCTGCCGGATCGGGCTGGGTGGTCAGGCAGTAGTTGGTGAATCCGCGTTCGCAGTTCTTGCAGAACCCGCAAGAGATGTTGAACGGCAGGACCACCCGCTCACCGACCTTGACCTTGTCGACGCCGTCGCCGACCTCGATGACCTCGCCCATGTTCTCGTGCCCGAACGTGCGACCGGTCTCGAAATCGGTGCGCCCCTCGTACATGTGCAGGTCTGAGCCGCAGATATTGGTGGCGGTGAT
The DNA window shown above is from Janibacter sp. A1S7 and carries:
- a CDS encoding glutathione-independent formaldehyde dehydrogenase, whose product is MKAVVYNGPRDVSVNDVPDAKIERPTDVLVRITATNICGSDLHMYEGRTDFETGRTFGHENMGEVIEVGDGVDKVKVGERVVLPFNISCGFCKNCERGFTNYCLTTQPDPAAAGAAYGFAAMGPWAGGQAEMLRVPYGDHNCLRLGEDAQEKENDYVMLSDIFPTGYHATEMAGVVPGDSVVIYGAGPVGLMAALSATIKGAAKVMVVDRHPDRLRLAEQIGAIAVDDSTTDPVQFVLDQTMGLGADRGCECVGYQAHDPQGTEDPVMTLNRLVQSVRFTGGIGVVGVFLPQDPGGPDEMAQQGKVAFDYGLHWFKGQTMGNGQAPVKKYNRQLRDLIAAGKASPSFIVSHNLSLDQAPDAYQNFDERNDGWTKVILKPQQAGSAGR